The sequence AAAGTGTAGTAGTCGGTATGGAGATTCGTTCTAAAAATTACATTCCAGGGCGATCTGGATTTTATTGGAATATGCAAAATGGTCAAATGGAGAATATTGGCTCTGATAAACAAGGGAAGATGAAGCAAACCAATACCACAATTAGTATAGCTGATAATCAGGGACGCTTAAGAGTGCAAATTGGTAAAATAACGGGGGTTTTTTGATGTGGGGTTTTCGTACATGGGATGGAGCAGGACGAATAAATAATTCCGGCGTTATTCCGTTTTTAACGGCAGGAATAATAACAGTCAAGAAAAATCAAACCAATTTTAGCTACCATTATGATTTGCCGTCAGGCTATAAACTCGATTATACGATAATAGACGGAGGAGGAGATATCATATCCAATCTGGAGACAAAAAATACATTTGATATCAAAATCAACAATAATGAAGTGATAGGTTATCCTTCTTCATGGGGTATACCTTCTTCGACTGAAAAACAGATCTTAGTATTTTATAGGAGAAATTAATGTTCGGCGCTTTATTGACCGCCCCAGATGGAACCCCATGGATTCTCCCACAAAGTACTCCGCTTTGCCTTAAATCCATAGTCAATGATGTAAAAGATTTGCCAGGCTTGCCAGATGGCATATTGAGTTTGCGTTTCTTTCAATACGACCAGCAAAAAAAGTTGGCAAGATATTATCTTTTTACGAATGAAGAACAACAACCGCCTATTGGACAATGGGGTGTCAGTTTTTGGGATGAGAATGGGAAATGTATTGTACATACAAAAAGTAAGACACTAAATGTTAAGGGTTCTTTGCAAAACATAAGTAATGATAAAAAATATTGGCATATAAGAAGATATAAAGAAAAAATTAAAGGGAGTGTCGCTGTGTTAGATACGGTAGCGGGATATGGTTTTTTTTTAGTTAATCCTTATAATCCTGAAGGGAGCAATATATTTTTACCGATATACGTTTTCTATATACCCTATGCGTACAAGAACGGTAGCACAACTGAAATAGGCTATCGCTATGAAGGTGAAGATTTTAATTACAATGAGATTCTCTCAGAGAGATTCACAGGCATTCATAGCCGAATAGTTTATATTGACACTGCTGAATACGATTAAGGGCGCCCTCAATGATATATAACACAGGCACAATTACAACCGTGTCAGGCTCTTCTATCGTCAAAGGCACAGGCACGAAATGGAATAGCAATAATCCACTAGTGTCACCTGGCATGTTAATGCTGATTAAAAACGGCGATATTAACTATCCTTACATGATATTGGCAGTTAACAGTGATACTGAATTAACGTTAGCAGACAAGCCAACATTCTCAGCTACCGACACAACATACACCATTAATCTCACTGAACCCAATAATAATTCTGATGCGGCAAGAGCACTAGTTGCAGCTAACACTTACATCCTTTACTTTCTGCAAAACATGGATACCTGGATGGGGGACAACGGTGTCGTTGAAATAACGTTACCGAGCGGTAAAACAGTCAAGTTAGAGTCGATTAAAGCACTACAAGAGTTAGTAGAAGGAAAAGCTGATGCGAGTAGTGTTGAAGAGATAAAAACAGCAGTAGAAGGAAAAGCTGATGCGAGTAGTGTTGAAGAGATAAAAACAGCAGTAGAAGGAAAAGCTGATGCGAGTAGTGTTGAAGAGATAAAAACAGCAGTAGAAGGAAAAGCTGATGCGAGTAGTGTTACTGAAATTAGCGAAAACTTAGATAAAAAGTATGATAAAACTGGCGGTCAGATAACCGGCGATGTGCAATTAAACACAGGAAAAATAAAAGCAAAGAATGCAAACAATGTTACTGATCATGTTTTTCAAGATAAGAACGGTACATTGATGCATGTCGGAGATTTTGGCATCGGTATTGTTAATCCAGCCTCCCTTAAAGATATAAATGTAACACTTGAAGCAGGATTTTATAGTGCTAATGGAAATGCTACTGGTGTACCGAGTGGCGCAGGCGGAACAAATTTCATACAGTCCAATGGTGATAATTATTGTTTTCAAATAGGAAAGGAAAATTTAACTAATGACTTGAAGTTGCGCATTAAGAAAAAAAACGTATGGTCTGCATGGGTAAATATTTTAACTAAAGCAAATACAACATTTGATGCAAATGGGTTTTTAAAAAGAGCATCGCCAATAGTCAAAATCCATCCATCCGGAAGCTTTGAAACTAACGAAGAATCAGCAGGAGTCAATGTCCAGCGAACTGGATTAGGAGTCTATTTCATCTCAGGTGTTATGGGCTATAACTCGGATGGTGGATGGGGTACAAACTCCGGCGCATCAGTACCTAAAAATAATAATGGTTTGGAGCTTATTTATATTAAAGATAAAATCCTACCTGACGGTAATATTGAAATACAAACATTCCACCGTCAGCACAGTCATTTGCCAGAAGATTTTCAGAATTGGCGAGTTAAAGAAATTATTAACGAAAAACCAGTTTATTACGCTGACGGTGAACAAGTTGATATTCCACCTTCAACATGGCTAGATATCCGTGTAGAAATGCCCGTTGATTCAATCTGGAATCGGCAGCATGCGCAAAACTAATAGCCCCGTCACAGGGGCATCCTATTAGCAGCGTTGGAGGAAGTGGGTCAATTCCGCTTTATGCCAGTTTGATAGCGCACCATTTAGCATTAGCTGGTTATCCTGTGTAGTCTGAGATAACAAAGTTTCTATCTCAGCAATAACTTTGTCGGCATTTTCACGTTTGCGAATAATGCGTTTAATCGCTGTTTTTTCTGCATCGGCTATTTTATCCTGAAGCTCTTCCGTTACGTGCCAGATACGCTCACACTCTGTAGCGATAGAAGGGACTAGTAGTACTTCCATTGGATAGGGTGAAGGAATGCCGGTAACTTCTCTCAATGCATACCAGATAGCATTATTCCATGCTTGTTTGAAACGAAAGTTCTGCGTCATTAGGGCAATGATACGAGCAAGATTTTGAGTGTCTTTGCTGCTGAACTTTTCGTGAGCTTCAGGTTGGTATTTTGGGTGCTCATATTTACCCGTTTTGCGGATTGATGGAAGGACTTCATTTGTTACCCATTTGCGGAAACGATGAGGGAGTGTTCCTTGTTTGACTGCATCACGGCAACGGAGTACTAAAGTGTACATGCCTGATTCGGAAATAATATTAATTTCTTGTACGCGATTATCAAACATTTCTCTATGGCGAAGCCCTATGTTGAACATAGACCTCTCATCATCATCTAATTTTTCAATCGCTTGAGTGACATTTTGAATTTGTAGAGTTGTACAGACATCTTGAGCAACGAACCAAAGTTCACCATTGATAATAATTGTACGTACTTGATGGTTTTCAAAATAAAATGGAGTAATAGCTAATGTTGGAAGTGTCATATGACCTCCGTTGATAATCTGAATTTACCACCACCGTTGAGGTCAATCTTGGGTGGTGAACTGAACAGGGTTGACCTTACCGCGATTATCAGACGGCCAGCTTTTCAGCTGCCCTATCCAGCCCACCATTGAATTGTGGCTAGATTACGACATTAAAAAACACGCTCGCGGCGTGTGCATGTCGCGATAATCACAGCGAGAGGTCAATCCCGACATCTGATTTTGCAGATGCACACAAACTATAGCTCATGATTTCTTCTTTCGTCAATGGGTATTTTGTGGTTATCAAAACTAAATAAAATAAATGTATATATTCAATTAGTTATATGTCATCTATTTTAGCCATCTTAGGCTATAAGAAATTATAAAATAATAATATAAATCAATATTTTATTGAGTTTTTACCTATCTACTGTTACGCCACATGGGCTGGACAGAAGCGGCCGACTTAATCATTAAAGGCATGCAAGGGGCGATTGCCGCCAAAACCGTGACTTATGATTTTGAGCGCTTAATGCCTGGTTCTAAGCTATTGAAATGCAGTGAGTTTGGCGATGCGATCATCAGCCATATGTAATTGTCTGTTTTACTTGATTGATAACGGGAGCTTAACGGTTCCCGTTTAATTTATGCGCTATTTTTTCTCTACAAAACTTTAGCAAAACGCTTCTCCAAAACTGAACCCTTAAATGGCCATAGTTTGCCATTTTCTTCATAATTGTTGTGGTATGTTTCAGTCATTTTTCGGGATCTATCGCTGAGATTATTTGATTTCGTTTAATCTCAGCTTATCTTTTGTTGACTATCCTGCTCCTTTAGTGATTACTGTTTCATTATTTTAATTGTTTTTGCAAAGTTTTTGATTCTAATTATTGATAGGCTTTTGTTAGCAGGCAACTAATTTATGCTAGTTATAAATACATGGTAATTTCTGATTGTTTGTGTCATTTGTTTTGATTGTGGTTGGATATGAGGGACTTTATTATTGAGAAATTTAAATAATATTCTTATAAATTAATTAATTTTCAAATTGGTATATATCTATACAAAAAAATGATTTATCGATGGATGAATTTTTCTTCTTTTTTAAGATTAATTTCATCTAAAGCAAAATTTTTTCATCGTCACATATTATAAATTGTGCTCTACTTTTATTAGCAACTTCTACTGATTATCTTTCGCTGCAATTTTGATTATTGATAACTGAAATAGATACCAGTTATCTCAGTTAGTACTATGGCAAAAATATTATGCAAGGTAACGGATTTGTAACTATTTAATTTTATATGTGGATAATTTTAATCTTATGGAGTGAGGTTAATATGCAACATTTTGATTCAATAGCAATATTAAAAAATAGTGAATATACCGGCACGGTATATGTTTGTGGTTATTTCCAATCTGGCGATGGTGGCGGCGGTTATTATATTTGGGATAGTGCTAGCGCAAGAGATGACAATGGTGGTACTGTTATTGCTTCTAACGTTAGTGCTGATGGTCGTTGGTTATTAAAACATAAAGGACAGGCTCATTTTTACCACTTTGGTATTCTGGATGATAGCAAACCCGCTGATGATGCACTCGACGCTATGGTCAATGATTTGTCTATTATGCGTATTGAAGCAGGTAGTAATCTATTATTTCAACGCCGTCATCATTTTAATCGTTCAAGTATTAGTTTGAATTTTAATCATTACCATATTTCGACGCAAGGCATCGCTCCTATTGTTGGTGCAGATGATCCTTTTGCCGCAGTATTCTTCTTTCAGGGAGAAATTAGCACTGCAGAAAGACAATTTACCTTGACTGAAACATTGAATGAGCAGACTGATATTTTTCCAGTTGCTGATGCCACACAATTTAAGATTGAGGATTGGTACGCACTGCAAGTTAATCATTTAGCCGGTAGTGATGAGCGCGAATTGCAAAAATTGGTACAGGTAATCGCGATTATTGATGATGAACATATTCAAATCAATTATTCCAATGGTTGGCAACTTGATACTGGGCGTGTTATCAGTTGGCGTAAAGTCATACCAGTGCGAGACGTGACCATTAGTAACTTTCATTTTACCGGTGCTGGTATTGATGCAAAAACCGGTAGTCATCCGATAGCTTTCGAATATGCAATTTATAGCAATGTTTTTGCTGTGCATGCTATTGGTAGCTTTTGGCCAGTAATAATGCGTCGATGGAATACCCATTACATAACAAAACAATGTTCGTTGCAAAATCCTGTCAACACGGCTTATGGTGGAGCGGGTTATTTAACCCAACAAATCTACTGTCTATATGGGCATGTTAGTGATTGCTATGTTGCAAATGCTAGACATTTAAATGATTTTACTGCTTCCGCTTATTGTATGGTGGAAAATTGTCATGCCACGGGGCAAAGTGCAGAAAAAGGCCCATTTGTTACACATGGTCAGTATGAACATGATCTTACATATACAGGTAACTCTGGGCTGATGACATTTGCCAACTCTGGTGCCCAGTGGGGTGGTTGTGCTAAGCGGATTAATGTCCGGCAACATGTTTGTCCCTGGTTTGTGGATCGATATAAGATCAGTGATTTGACACTAGAAGATGTTATTGTTATCGCAGATGCGGCTATTCCTAGTTCTGGTATGTTATGGGTAAATGCAGATGGCTTACAAATGCGTGGCTGCAAAGTTGATCGTGAATTGCGCATAACACAGGCTTCGGTGCGATCCGTCCGTCGTAACCTAATTAATGGTTGTCATTTTAGCTGGCAAAATGAAACGCTACCAATTGTGCAATCTAGCGTTAAGAGTGCCGTAAATATCATAGATAGCGTGTTTGATGGTCTTAATGAGCATAGTTTTGCTAGTAGTGCGCCATTAAGTTTTGAGCGTTGTCAATTCAATGGTATGGCAAATACTGCACTATTAAAAGTAGCGGCGAATCGATTTTCGTTACGTGCTTGTGTGTTAGAGTCAATTTATCTGCAACTGTCTGGCGATAGTGAAAAACATTGGGATATTACCTTGTTGACTCAACATGGTGGTGGAATTGATTTTAGTGATTTTAGTGCCAACTCTTCATTAGTATTTGTTTATAACCGTTTGCAAAATAGTGAAATTATTGCCAAACCTGCCAGTAGTGACTATGTGATATGGCAAAATAATTTTATGTAATAACAGTATTTAATATTGCAAACAAGCGGGAAGTTTTATCTGTATTAAGCAACGGCCATTATATTAAACATATTCAATGTTATAAAAAATAAATTAAATATTATTAATTTTAATTAAATTTAATTTTGTAAAAAGAAAAATAATCAATTGTTATCTTTTTTATTTTGATTTTTTATTACAAATTAGCGACAGTTAGATTGCTTTTAAACATAATCTAAATTCGTATTTTCATTAATGGTAAACGGTTTATTAATTGATAAGTTCAATAATAGAAACCGCTTTTATTGTTAAGGAATAGGAGAATTAATATATGAGGAAACGTTTGAAGAAGCGTTTTTTATTATGAAATTAAATTCTATCATAATAATTATTGTAACATTAATATCCGCAATATTTGCCGTCATTTATAACGATTACAATCACCTAAAGTACCAATACCAACAACTCAAAGATGAATTACAACAACAAACAGAACTTAAAGACAATTATTTATACGAAATAAAATCGTTGCAACAAATTGATATTAAACGAACTCAGGAACTTAATAATGCGAAAATGGCAATACGTCAGCTTAGTAGTGATTTGCGTGATAACCATAAGCGCTTGCTCGTCAAAGCCGTATGTCCCGAAAACCATGGAATTGCCACCCCCACCACCGGCTTGGATGCTATCAGACCCACTGAATTGGCGCCAGACGCTGGACGAAATTATCTTCGTCTCAGACGTCAATTGGAAACATTAGAAGCCCAATTTTTGGGATTGCGGGCTAGAGTGCAGGAAATTTATAAACAAAAATAAATTTGTTATTCTTTTTTAAATAATAATTTTATTGTTGGTGATTAATATTGCCTTGAAATTAATTGTTACATTTTAAATAAGGAGTTAAATAATCGTTTCATTTATTATCGATAATAATTAAGCGGCCAAGAGGAAAAAAACATGTACTTAATCGATTATAATTCATATCGTTCAGTCAAAAGTTTTAACCGTAGGACTCGTTTTCTTGTTATGCATTATACTGCTTTAAACTTTCAAGCTTCAATTACGGCATTAACCGGTAATAGTGTTAGTGCGCATTATTTAGTGCCTGATCCAACTGACAAAACATATCAGGCTGCTGGTTTTAAAGATGTTAGAATTTTTAATTTGGTGGATGAAAATGAACGTGCATGGCATGCGGGTGTCAGCTTATGGGCTGGACGCTCAAATTTAAATGATACCGCGATAGGGATCGAAATCGTTAATGAAGCGGGTTATGCTAATGGAAAAATGATTTTTCCGCCGTTTAATGACAAACAAATCGATGCAGTAAAAGAATTAGCATTAAATATTATTCAACGTTATCCGGATATGTCACCAACCAATATTGTTGCACATTCAGATATTGCCCCTGGACGTAAAAGTGATCCGGGCGCTGTTTTTCCATGGAAAAAACTTTATGACGCCGGGATTGGAGCCTGGTATGAAGATGAAATAAAGCAGCAGTATATGGCGCAATTTAAAAATAAAATGCCAGAAAAAATGGAGATTGTCACCAAATTAAAGCGCTATGGCTATGATGTATCTCGAGTTGCCAATAATAATGACTATACAAAATTGATCAGAGCTTTTCAGTTACATTTTCGCCAATCAAATTATGATGGTAAAGTAGACGTTGAAACTGTGGCTATTCTTTATGCATTAGTAGCAAAATATTTTCCTTAATAATTTATTAATATTTACTTTATAAAAACTATCATGCAATTTTGATGGTTTTTATCTTTAAGTATGACAACCCAAAGTAACTGGTAGTGAAATGCTTACTGCAGCAAATATTATCTTAATTTTGCGAGTTTAAAAAATATTGGTTAAACCAATGCTTATTGGTAGTTTAGTTAACAGCAATAAGAAGAAGTCATTATATCCTTTTATTACTTTTTAGTCTTAGTCGGTATTTTGTCACATTAATCTATCTGTTTGAAAAAACATTTTTTATGGATATTAATGGTTTTAGAATATTAAAATGAGGTGATAAAGTAGTGTTTTTTTTTAATTTGAGTTTTTAATACACAGAGGATGTTAATATTTTTATTTGAAACTTAATGTTAAGATTTTATTTAAAAAATACAGTTTACTATACTGTATTCGCCAGTAAATTATTATTCTTCCATACAATACTCGGTAAAATTTACGCTATGTTAATCATTCGCGATAACCGTATGATTTTATATTTAATTATTAGGTTTTTACCTTATTTTGCTAACCAGCCATATCGGCTGGTTTTTTGAATTATTACTTTTTGCTACCAAACTGGCACGATCATCACTTTATATTAAGGATAATCTCTATTTAAATTAGCGAGTTCTTCTTCATGATTTTCTATATTGCTATTACTATTATGAACAGAACTGCCTGAGTTATGGCTGTTGGGTTTAATGCTAGTGTTACGTCTACCAGTTTGATCCATGTAATTTACGCCATTATGGAAAGTTGTTGAGACATAAGTATCAAGACTTTTTCTGGTTGCTACATTGGTTGCCTTAAAAGACTCTGTGATGCCAGTTTGTGCAATAGTTGAACTTTTATCAATGTTAGTCATTACCGTTTCTAAGGCTTTATTGGTTATAGTATTAGAAAGTTCCAGGCTGGATTTTAGCGACTCTAAATCATTTTTTACTGTATTGTTATGAATAGCAGTATATGCAAAATTAAAAGCTTTATCGATAGTAGAATCAGCGAAATTTAAATTTTCGGTAGCTACAACTTTAGTATAGTTGAGATTTTCCTGTAGCATGATTCTAGCTTGAGCCAAATTTCTTGCGTCATCGCTTTTATATCTTCACACCTATGGTAATGTCTTTTGTTGTGCTTTGGAATATCTGTAATTCTAGTCGGGAAAGGGGGCTGTATTTTGTCAGCTATTGCTGGCACAAAATGACAGATAGATAAGATAATAACAATGGATACTTTATATAATAATTTCATAGCTTATCTCCTAATATATTAATTGTTATTAAGTATAGCCGATTATAACAATTATTTAACATTTTAAGGTGTTATTCAAATGTCAGCCTGGCTGTTTAATCATGGCAGTGGTTGAAATAATGTAATTAATGGACAGAAAAGATAACTTTGTAAGATATGTTGGCTAATACTTTTTATGGTTAATAAAAAGCGGTTATTTATCATAAAATTAGTTAACTAACTAATTGAATTGTAATTTAAAATAGTTATATTATTAATATCTCTCTCTTTCATCAGCTAAATAAAAGAGAGATAGGATATGCATTTTTCATGAAGTGATAAATAGTGGTTACTAACAACGACTATCCTTGGTATGTAGTGGCAATTTCATCTTCTGTGATATTATCAATATTACTATTATCAGCGGCGTTGGCTGTACCTACCCTATTGTTATTAAGAGCTTTATTATCATTGGTTGGATCTGCAATCGTAAGAGAGCGGTTAGTAGTAGAATTTGCCAGATTAAGACCTTGATTAGTCGTTGAATTAACAAGCTCTGAACTGGCATGCGCGGTGTTAGCAGCCATATTTAAGCCATTGTTAGCGGTATCTTTAACTGCCTCTATTGTTATTTGAGAAATAGCCTTGTTTGAATCAAAAGTCTCATTAAGCGCTGTTTCCGCTGCGTTAAAGCTTGTGTCGAGAATAAGGTGAGTTATATCGAAGCTATCATTAGCAGTTTTACCCACTAGTGCTAGCGTCTTATCTATCGCTTTATCGGCAGTATTCATCCCCATGTCAATCGCTTTGATGGCCAAATCTAAATTTTCAGGATTAGGGGCATTTCCAGGTTTTCCTTTTGAAATTTTTGTAGAGTATGATGTTACTTGATGAAAAATATCGTCGACAGATTTAAAACTATTATTGGAAGTAGCCTCTACCATGTCAAGTGTTCTATTGGTGAGATCGGCTGCCATTTCTAACCCTTTTTGTATAGTGTCGTTGGCTAAACTCAAAGCGCTATTGGTCGTTTGTTGATTGGCATTTAAACCAGAGTTAGCAATATTGTCGATAAGCTGGGTGCTATTATTGACGACGGATTGACTCAACTAATTGGCAGCAGTATTTGCTTTTTCAACTGTATTATAAGTTGTTCTTACTGTTTTGTTGGCGATATTTGAACCGCTTTGCAGAACTGAGTTTACAATATCCTCATTGGTGTGTGGTTCTGGATTATTTTGTGACTTATCTTTAGCCATGGTAATCGTAGAATTAAGTCCGATCAGTATTGTGATAATAGTAGATATTTTTGATAATGACTGCATGGTTTATACCCTCGAAAATAATAATCATTATCAAGTATAGTTTATTTTTAACATTAATTTAACGTTTGATCGGTTTTATAAATTTAATCCGCTTCACATCATTGAAATGGAGATGCTTATTTTTTCTGCCATGACTAATTATAATTAATAAAGTATAGCTGCCAATGGATGGCAGCAAAAAAAGAGCAAATTGATAGTTCTTTAGTAGTTAAGTTAATCCTTTAATATAATGTTGTAAGCTTTGCCATTAACATCATGGGTTAAACAATGACGTCTCTCATCTTCGACTGACACGACGATTTTCTCACAAGCATAGATAGCAGTTGGTGAAGTAAAGGCATGGCAAATATTAACAAAGTAAGCTGTTAAAACAGATATAATAGACAAGGTGTTAAATAAAATTTTCATCGTTAGTGTTAGCATATATAAAGCGGCAATCTTAATTCAACAAGCAGATATTTCAATGTTTTTTGTAAAATACTTACCAAGTTATTTCTAAGGTTTTTTATTAGAGTTTTGTATTGTTTTTTACTCTATATCATTGTCAAAATACTTAACATATAGCTAATTTAAACCGGATTATAAGTATGCAATGATTAAAATATGATAATGTTGTTGGTTTATAAAAAATTACGCTAATTTTATTGTAACTAGTGTAAGATAATTGACCATAGTGGTTTTAGTTAATCCATAAAATGGATTAGCAATAACAATATAGGATAAAGTTGTTTTTAATATAAATTCAGTAATGGATAAAATTATTTTAATATAGCAAATAGAGATATAATAAGACTTTTAACATAAAAATTTGGTTATTAGCTAATTATGACGAGAATAAATGTAATCCCGCCTAATGAATTATGCGATCAACACTTTTTGGCAGAACATAGAGAATTAACTCGGATACCAAACTATATTGTTAAAAAAGAAGGGCATGTTGCGTTGTCGACGTTAACTGCTTATACCTTGGGCAAAGGACATGTTCTATTTTTTAGAGATAAATTGTTATTTTTATATTTGCGATATACATCACTACATCAGGAGTGTCTTGATCGAGGATTTGCTGTTACTAATAAATGGCCAGCCGAAGTAAAAAACTATTCTCAGTTATGGAACAATTATCAAGTTACTGAGGTAGATATCATGATTAATAAGGCCAGGATAGCTGAAAGAATGCCATTAAAACCTCGATTTACGCCTCATAAAAAATAATATTATTAGCAAAATTTGCTTTCGATTTGCTGTTGATTTTTCGTTATGAATATTGAAATAAGTAGAATTTAATTTAGATAAAATTAGGTTTTTACGGATTGAGGATTTTATAAAATATTTTAAATTTGATTTTTAGATATAAAAATAACGCCCCTTTTCAGATTATAATCTAATAAAGGGGCGTTTTACTCG is a genomic window of Arsenophonus apicola containing:
- a CDS encoding phage tail fiber protein yields the protein MIYNTGTITTVSGSSIVKGTGTKWNSNNPLVSPGMLMLIKNGDINYPYMILAVNSDTELTLADKPTFSATDTTYTINLTEPNNNSDAARALVAANTYILYFLQNMDTWMGDNGVVEITLPSGKTVKLESIKALQELVEGKADASSVEEIKTAVEGKADASSVEEIKTAVEGKADASSVEEIKTAVEGKADASSVTEISENLDKKYDKTGGQITGDVQLNTGKIKAKNANNVTDHVFQDKNGTLMHVGDFGIGIVNPASLKDINVTLEAGFYSANGNATGVPSGAGGTNFIQSNGDNYCFQIGKENLTNDLKLRIKKKNVWSAWVNILTKANTTFDANGFLKRASPIVKIHPSGSFETNEESAGVNVQRTGLGVYFISGVMGYNSDGGWGTNSGASVPKNNNGLELIYIKDKILPDGNIEIQTFHRQHSHLPEDFQNWRVKEIINEKPVYYADGEQVDIPPSTWLDIRVEMPVDSIWNRQHAQN
- a CDS encoding BRO-N domain-containing protein; amino-acid sequence: MTLPTLAITPFYFENHQVRTIIINGELWFVAQDVCTTLQIQNVTQAIEKLDDDERSMFNIGLRHREMFDNRVQEINIISESGMYTLVLRCRDAVKQGTLPHRFRKWVTNEVLPSIRKTGKYEHPKYQPEAHEKFSSKDTQNLARIIALMTQNFRFKQAWNNAIWYALREVTGIPSPYPMEVLLVPSIATECERIWHVTEELQDKIADAEKTAIKRIIRKRENADKVIAEIETLLSQTTQDNQLMLNGALSNWHKAELTHFLQRC
- a CDS encoding lysis system i-spanin subunit Rz; translation: MKLNSIIIIIVTLISAIFAVIYNDYNHLKYQYQQLKDELQQQTELKDNYLYEIKSLQQIDIKRTQELNNAKMAIRQLSSDLRDNHKRLLVKAVCPENHGIATPTTGLDAIRPTELAPDAGRNYLRLRRQLETLEAQFLGLRARVQEIYKQK
- a CDS encoding N-acetylmuramoyl-L-alanine amidase yields the protein MYLIDYNSYRSVKSFNRRTRFLVMHYTALNFQASITALTGNSVSAHYLVPDPTDKTYQAAGFKDVRIFNLVDENERAWHAGVSLWAGRSNLNDTAIGIEIVNEAGYANGKMIFPPFNDKQIDAVKELALNIIQRYPDMSPTNIVAHSDIAPGRKSDPGAVFPWKKLYDAGIGAWYEDEIKQQYMAQFKNKMPEKMEIVTKLKRYGYDVSRVANNNDYTKLIRAFQLHFRQSNYDGKVDVETVAILYALVAKYFP
- a CDS encoding pyrimidine dimer DNA glycosylase/endonuclease V, translated to MTRINVIPPNELCDQHFLAEHRELTRIPNYIVKKEGHVALSTLTAYTLGKGHVLFFRDKLLFLYLRYTSLHQECLDRGFAVTNKWPAEVKNYSQLWNNYQVTEVDIMINKARIAERMPLKPRFTPHKK